ATTAGCACAAATAGCAGCATTAGCTCCTGCAAAAGCAGTAGGTGATTGATGAACCGTTACCTGCATGCTTTCAGGTGTTTCGAGAGTGCAGCCATTAGCATCGGTGTAGTTGACAAGTACATTATGAGTACCTGCATTAGTCCATTGAACTGTGGCTTGATAAGTACCATTAGCGCTTATGATATTACCTCCGCTTGATAAACTCCATGTGTACCCTTGCATGCCTGCTTCAGTTATGTAAACATATTGCTCATTTACGCAACAGGGTGTGGTGCCTGTAATACTGATTGTTGGTAAAGGATTTACAGTTACAATTTTTTCGGTTATCCTTGCACCGCAATTATGTGAAGTGGAGACTAGAGTTAGAGTTTGTTGACCCACACTAGTCCATTTAACGGATACAGTGCTTGTGTTGTTAGCTCCTATTATTGTACCACCAATAACCGACCAGGAGTAGCTGGTTAGATTTGCAGGGGTTGCATCATAATTGATTACCGAGTTTAAGCAAGCAGTATTGTCACCGTTTATTATTGGGACTGGATCATCTACTACTGTTATGGTTAACGAGGGTGATAAGCCACCAACTCCGCAATTCTCATTATAGCCTCGTACCTGAAGTGTACCACCGGAACCGAGAGTTGGAAAAGTGAGCGTTATGGAATTGGTTAGTGTTGTATCAATACTGCCATCGGGTTTGTGCCAAATGTATTTCTCTGCGGAAGTGATTGGCGGTATCGTGTAGGTCTCTATGCCACCTACGCAGACTGTACCTTCACCTGTTGGGGCTACTGCAGGTGTTACTGGTATTGACATTACCTGAACGACTAAATTATAACTGCCTTCAGTAAGATAGTACCACCAGGTATTAATCATCCTATTATCTCCAAAAGGTCTACTCCAGGAATGACAGCCTGTAACATACGTAGACGTAGGATAAACACATCCTACATCAATATTAGCAGTACCGCCGTAAATACTAGTATCGTCCCAATACACCGGCAGAATTGTAGAGCCTGTCGGTAGTGGTCGCACAATGTCAACCTTTATTCCCCAAGGGTTAGCTTCCATATCCCAAAAAGGCAAGTTGGTTAATCCATGCATATAGGATACACTTGTATTAATGTTATCACCAGCAGATACAGGTTGATTATATCCATTAAGACCATTCCATTTTATGGTATCAACAAGTGAGCAGTCAGGAGAACCTGTAACTTCTCCTGTCAAAACAACATCTTCACCTCCGGCTCCAGCGGGAGGAACATCTATATTTAATGTTATTGTCCCGGGTTGTGTTACTCTTATCAAATAATCTATACTACCATCACAATTACTATTTGTAGATACATTACATATGGTTCCGGGCGTTCCTGTAGGATAAACGTTTATATCGGGATTATTTAAAAATAATTTATACTGGGGCAAATCGCCGCCTGCGGGCCAGTTTGGAGTGGATTTTCTATCTTGAATCCAATTGCCTGTATTGGAAACACCCCATTGGTTACAATATGCCGAAAAAACTCCACCCGCAAGACCATTAAGATCCACAGAGGTAACAATACCGTCGTCGGAATAAACATAAAACTTAGTCATACATATGGGTTGATTTGCATAGGTAGTATTATTTGTAACTTGCCATGCCTTACTCCATAGACGTCCTAATTTCATTCCACTATTAACACTATTTACAGTAATATCAAATCTGCTAACTGTACTGTATGGCACATGTGAACCAGCCAAATCAGAAGCAAACTCAATATAATAATCTCCATTTTTTTGAGGAGTTATTACTAAAGGTGAGTATCCTGCAGGGTTACCTCCACCTATATTAGGTCCGGCATAAGCCTGAGAATGAGTGTTAATGAAACCTGCTTCTCCATCGACGGGCATGAGTTTAAATCCACCCGAAATGTCTATTCCATCAGGGTCTTTAAAACGATAATACATTGCTGTTGTTCCTAAGTTATGGGCAACCTCTCCAAAACCAAAATATATAACTTCTTTTGTATGGTCGGCTATGTGCACATTAAGTCTATATGGTTCGGGGCAGCCATTTTGAGCAAAAAGAGTTCGATGTTCGCCGATATCAGTATATAAACACAATTTGCAACATTGCGAAGCAGGACCATGGGATGGCTCAAGTTCTTTAGTACCTTCGGCATACGCAATAAACGGTAAAAAAAAGATTGAAATACTCAGTACCATCATTTTAAAATGATTGTATATACATTGTATCAATCCTTTTTTTCTCATAAAATTTTTATTGAGGCTATAAAGGTACAATATTTTTATTTTCAAAGTGTTTATTTATCAATAAATAAAATTGCATGCTTACGCAGAAGGCAGAATGGTGCTAAAAACGCCTACTTTTAACAACAAAAAATCTTAATATTACAAAGTAGTTTAGTACCTTTGCACACGAAAAACAATAAATAAATATGGATTATTCGTTCAAAGATATAGAAGAAAAATGGCAAAAACGCTGGCAAGATGAACAGGTTTACGAAACTAAGATAGATGAAGATAAACCTAAGTTTTACGTTTTAGACATGTTTCCTTATCCATCTGGTGCGGGCTTGCATGTCGGTCACCCATTGGGTTACATTGCTTCCGACATTTTTTCAAGATATAAAAAGCTGAAGGGTTTTAATGTCCTTCATCCCATGGGATACGACGCTTTTGGACTACCTGCCGAGCAATACGCTATACAAACAGGTACGCATCCGGCAGTAACCACTGAAAAAAACATTGTTAGATACAGACACCAATTAGACCGTATTGGCTTTTCGTACGATTGGAGCAGAGAAGTTAAGACCTGCGACCCTAAGTATTATCACTGGACGCAATGGGCTTTTGTAAAAATGTTCAACTCGTGGTACAACAATGAAACACAAAAAGCCGAAGATATTTCAACATTGATAAAAGAATTTGAACGAAACGGAAACGTAAATATAAACGCCAGCACGACTTTTAAAGGAACTTTTACAGCCAACGATTGGAACAGCTTTGCCGAAAAAGAGCAACAAGATATTTTGATGAATTACAGAATTGCGTTCAGAGCAGAAAGTTCGGTAAATTGGTGTCCCGAATTGGGAACTGTTCTGGCAAACGATGAGGTTTCGGAAGGTTTGAGCATTAGAGGCGGTTATCCTGTCGAGAAAAAACTCATGATGCAGTGGATGCTTAGAATTACAGCGTATGCAGACAGGCTTTTGGACGGACTTGACGATTTGGACTGGAACGAATCTATTAAAGAAATACAACGCAACTGGATTGGCAAGAGCAAAGGTGCAAGCATTTGGTTTGATATAGAAAATTCGGACAAGAAAATCGAAGTGTTTACTACCAGACCCGATACCATATACGGTGCTACCTTTATGGTTCTAGCACCCGAACACGAACTCGTTGCCGAAATAACAAACAAGGATCAAGAAAAAGCCGTAGCCGACTACGTTGCGTGGACTAATTCAAGAACGGAAGTCGAAAGGATGTCGGAAGTTAAAAAGGTTAGCGGTGAGTTTACAGGTGCATACGCTATTAATCCTTTAAATGGCAACAAAATCCCCATTTGGATAGCCGATTATGTTCTTATGGGGTACGGAACCGGTGCTATTATGGCTGTTCCGGCACACGATAGTCGCGACTTTTTATTTGCCAGACATTTTAATCTTCCCATAATTCAGGTTGTAAAAAACACCAAAGACGAAGTAACCGTTCCTACCGATGAATGGACTGAACCCTACGATTCTAAAGACGGTTATTCCTGCAATTCGGATATAATTAACGGTTTGAGTGTTGAAGAAGCAATAAAAAAGATTATCGAAGAAGTTGAGAATAAACAGATAGGAAAAGCTGTAACAAACTACCGTCTGCGTGATGTTATTTTCAGTCGTCAGCGATATTGGGGTGAGCCGATACCGATATATTACAAAGACGGCATAGCATACAGCTTGAAGGAAGAAGAATTACCACTTTGTTTGCCTAACGTTGATTCGTATCTTCCAACATCAACAGGTGAGCCGCCATTAGCAGGACTTTCAGACTGGAAAACCAATGAAGGCTACCAACTAGAAGTTACCACAATGCCTGGTTTTGCCGGTTCAAGCGCCTACTATCTGAGATATATGGATCCTAAAAACGACAAAGAGCTTGTAAGCCAAAAAGCAATTAATTATTGGCAAAACGTCGATTTGTACGTTGGAGGAGCCGAACACTCAACCGGGCACCTTTTGTATGCTCGATTTTGGAACATGTTTTTGTTCGACCTTGGAATTACTATTTCAACCGAACCTTTCAAAAAAATGATTAACCAAGGCATGATTCAAGGTCGTTCGAGTATTGCGTACAGAATTAAAGGCGAAAATACTTTTGTTTCACATAATTTAATTGGAGATTACGACGTGCAACCTATTCACGTTGATATTGGACTTGTTCATAACGACATCTTGAACATTGAGAAGTTTAAGCAATGGCGTCCCGAGCTTGCTGATGCAGAGTTTATTTTGGAAGATGGTAAATACATTTGCGGTTGGGAAATTGAAAAAATGTCGAAATCGTTGTACAACGTTGTAAACCCCGACGAACTTATAGACCAATACGGAGCCGATACATTAAGAATTTACGAAATGTTTTTAGGTCCTATTGAACAAGCTAAGCCATGGGATACTAACGGCATTGAAGGTGTTAGCAGATTTATCAGAAAGTTTTGGAGACTGTTTCATGATAATAACAACGATTTTGTTGTATCAGACGAAACTCCCACAAAAGATGAATTGAAAATTCTACATAAAACCATAAAAAAAGTTGAAGAAGATATAGAACGTTTCTCTTTCAACACAGGCGTCAGTGCCCTAATGATATGCGTTAACGAACTTACCGACCTTAAATGCAACAAACGCAGCATTTTGAACGACTTGATTATATTAGCTTCGCCTTACGCACCGCACGTTGCCGAAGAATTATGGCATCTT
This genomic window from Lentimicrobiaceae bacterium contains:
- the leuS gene encoding leucine--tRNA ligase, translating into MDYSFKDIEEKWQKRWQDEQVYETKIDEDKPKFYVLDMFPYPSGAGLHVGHPLGYIASDIFSRYKKLKGFNVLHPMGYDAFGLPAEQYAIQTGTHPAVTTEKNIVRYRHQLDRIGFSYDWSREVKTCDPKYYHWTQWAFVKMFNSWYNNETQKAEDISTLIKEFERNGNVNINASTTFKGTFTANDWNSFAEKEQQDILMNYRIAFRAESSVNWCPELGTVLANDEVSEGLSIRGGYPVEKKLMMQWMLRITAYADRLLDGLDDLDWNESIKEIQRNWIGKSKGASIWFDIENSDKKIEVFTTRPDTIYGATFMVLAPEHELVAEITNKDQEKAVADYVAWTNSRTEVERMSEVKKVSGEFTGAYAINPLNGNKIPIWIADYVLMGYGTGAIMAVPAHDSRDFLFARHFNLPIIQVVKNTKDEVTVPTDEWTEPYDSKDGYSCNSDIINGLSVEEAIKKIIEEVENKQIGKAVTNYRLRDVIFSRQRYWGEPIPIYYKDGIAYSLKEEELPLCLPNVDSYLPTSTGEPPLAGLSDWKTNEGYQLEVTTMPGFAGSSAYYLRYMDPKNDKELVSQKAINYWQNVDLYVGGAEHSTGHLLYARFWNMFLFDLGITISTEPFKKMINQGMIQGRSSIAYRIKGENTFVSHNLIGDYDVQPIHVDIGLVHNDILNIEKFKQWRPELADAEFILEDGKYICGWEIEKMSKSLYNVVNPDELIDQYGADTLRIYEMFLGPIEQAKPWDTNGIEGVSRFIRKFWRLFHDNNNDFVVSDETPTKDELKILHKTIKKVEEDIERFSFNTGVSALMICVNELTDLKCNKRSILNDLIILASPYAPHVAEELWHLMGNQTFVVEQKFPVYNPEYIVDDTFKYPVSFNGKTRFFIELPASLSNAEIEAAVRQAPETTKWVADKSIKKIIIVPKKIVNFVIG